One region of Chryseobacterium muglaense genomic DNA includes:
- a CDS encoding SH3 domain-containing protein, with protein sequence MSTLQDKYSSVVSAAQSAGVSNLQVQEQDGILYVSGNASNTATKDAVWNALGAIDSTYSATDINIDVQVAGLAAGANLTVATEDSNLNIRQEPSTEAAVVGKAAKGASVTLVEQTSDDWWKVKTADGQEGYAYSRYLKA encoded by the coding sequence ATGAGCACATTACAAGATAAATATTCAAGTGTAGTTTCTGCGGCTCAGTCTGCAGGAGTTTCAAACTTACAGGTTCAGGAGCAGGACGGAATTCTTTATGTTTCCGGAAATGCATCAAATACAGCGACAAAAGATGCTGTTTGGAACGCTTTAGGAGCAATTGATTCTACGTATTCTGCTACAGATATTAATATTGATGTACAGGTTGCTGGTCTTGCTGCAGGTGCCAATCTTACGGTTGCCACTGAAGATTCAAATTTAAACATCAGACAAGAGCCTTCTACGGAAGCTGCTGTTGTAGGAAAAGCAGCTAAAGGAGCTTCTGTAACTTTGGTTGAGCAAACTTCAGACGATTGGTGGAAAGTAAAAACTGCTGACGGACAAGAAGGCTACGCTTACTCAAGATATCTGAAAGCTTAA
- a CDS encoding lamin tail domain-containing protein: protein MRKTFTILGIITLSMTSKAQVVINEIYTGGGSAVATSVYKYDFIELKNIGATSVTLTGAYLKYASSTGSFSDSHAIPTVTLAPGQIYLVQEGNAGTKGVDLPITPDLVGTLNLATIVGKVALTSDATAPTSSTSTNVLDFVGYGTSANQFEGASYAPAPSNALSISRTSGDTNNNAADFATGTPSPQNSSGATLGISDVKNVRSLFVKNTLVKNNEIIFGEKVDQVKIYGMSGQLVKTVVSLKTNNLDVADLPKGNYIVTGTVNNQSVSQKIMRN from the coding sequence ATGAGAAAAACGTTTACAATTTTAGGGATAATTACCCTTTCTATGACTTCAAAAGCTCAAGTCGTAATTAATGAAATTTATACAGGAGGCGGATCAGCTGTTGCAACCTCAGTTTATAAATATGATTTTATTGAGCTGAAAAACATAGGTGCTACAAGTGTGACGCTTACTGGTGCTTATCTAAAATATGCAAGTAGCACGGGAAGCTTTTCAGATAGCCATGCAATACCAACTGTAACTTTAGCTCCCGGGCAGATTTATTTAGTTCAGGAAGGAAATGCAGGAACTAAAGGGGTCGATTTACCTATTACACCAGATTTAGTAGGAACTTTAAATTTGGCAACTATAGTAGGAAAAGTGGCATTAACATCTGATGCGACTGCACCTACTTCTTCTACCAGTACAAATGTTCTAGACTTTGTAGGTTACGGAACAAGCGCCAACCAGTTTGAAGGAGCAAGTTATGCACCTGCACCATCTAATGCGCTGTCTATTTCTAGAACTTCTGGTGATACCAATAATAATGCAGCAGATTTTGCGACAGGAACTCCAAGTCCACAGAATTCTTCTGGTGCTACATTGGGCATTTCTGATGTGAAAAATGTGAGATCGTTATTTGTAAAAAATACTTTGGTTAAAAACAATGAGATTATTTTCGGAGAAAAAGTAGATCAAGTGAAAATCTATGGAATGTCTGGGCAATTGGTAAAAACAGTTGTTTCTTTAAAAACAAATAACCTTGATGTTGCCGATTTACCAAAAGGAAATTACATCGTTACCGGAACAGTAAACAATCAATCTGTTTCTCAGAAAATTATGAGGAATTAA
- a CDS encoding phytanoyl-CoA dioxygenase family protein, translating into MRKIVEHKNIIADKGFSIISNVFSTEEIRKISEVIQNIDTSKETFRKSEDLFAIRQFLKEIPEVKDLIFNDNLKEIIKDIFGGKYFVVKSIYFDKPEKSNWYVTYHQDLTISVDKKVQLDNFGPWTTKQNQFAVQPPLEILENIFTIRIHLDDTDENNGALKVVPKSHAKGIYRPETIDWNVETENICSVEKGGLMIMKPLLLHGSNRTTNGKKRRVIHIEFSDKELPEELNWSEKII; encoded by the coding sequence ATGCGAAAAATAGTAGAACATAAAAATATAATTGCTGATAAAGGTTTTTCCATTATCAGCAATGTTTTTTCTACGGAAGAAATTAGAAAAATAAGTGAAGTCATTCAAAATATAGATACTTCAAAAGAAACGTTCAGAAAGTCGGAAGATCTTTTTGCTATCAGACAATTTTTGAAAGAAATTCCTGAAGTAAAAGATTTGATTTTTAATGATAATTTAAAAGAAATCATTAAAGATATTTTTGGCGGAAAGTATTTTGTTGTTAAAAGTATTTACTTTGACAAACCTGAAAAGTCAAACTGGTACGTTACCTATCATCAGGATTTAACGATTTCTGTTGATAAAAAAGTTCAGTTAGATAATTTTGGACCATGGACGACAAAGCAAAATCAGTTTGCGGTACAGCCGCCTTTAGAAATTCTTGAAAATATCTTTACCATCAGAATTCATTTAGATGATACAGATGAAAATAACGGCGCATTAAAAGTAGTTCCAAAATCTCACGCAAAAGGAATTTACAGACCAGAAACGATCGATTGGAATGTAGAAACAGAAAATATCTGCAGTGTAGAAAAAGGTGGATTGATGATCATGAAACCTTTGCTTCTTCACGGTTCAAACCGAACAACCAACGGAAAGAAAAGAAGAGTGATTCACATCGAGTTTTCAGATAAAGAACTTCCTGAGGAATTGAATTGGTCTGAAAAAATCATTTAA
- a CDS encoding dicarboxylate/amino acid:cation symporter encodes MKGQNKLFFAIIIALVLGVAIGGLVHLQYPESAEPFSKNIKLLGTIFIRLVQMIIAPLVFTTLVVGIAKMSDIKMIGRVGSKAMLWFISASLVSLFIGLILVNWLEPGHVTKLPIQDVASADELLKSSKGFSMEDFVKHVVPKSIFEAFATNEVLQIVVFSIMFGVALANLGDEYAQPVIKLFDVVAHAILKMVGYIMWFAPLGVLGAIAAVVATNGFEIFKVYAIYLRDFFFAIAVLWLVLLIVGYLILGNRLFELLRRIKAPLLIAFSTTSSEAVFPKLVEELERFGCNNRVVSFILPLGYSFNLDGSMMYMTFASIFIAQIYGIEMSIGQQITMLLVLMLTSKGIAGVPRASLVIIVATCSMFGIPPEGIALILPIDHFCDMARSTTNVLGNALATSAVSKWEGQLENHGGDM; translated from the coding sequence ATGAAAGGACAAAACAAACTATTTTTTGCCATCATTATTGCACTTGTTTTGGGTGTAGCAATTGGAGGCTTAGTTCATTTACAGTATCCTGAAAGCGCAGAGCCGTTTTCAAAAAATATAAAACTCCTCGGAACCATCTTCATCAGACTGGTTCAGATGATTATTGCACCGCTGGTTTTTACCACTTTGGTGGTAGGAATTGCCAAAATGAGCGATATTAAAATGATTGGGAGGGTAGGATCTAAAGCGATGCTTTGGTTTATTTCTGCATCTCTTGTTTCTCTTTTTATAGGTTTAATTTTGGTCAACTGGCTTGAACCGGGACATGTAACTAAACTTCCGATACAAGACGTGGCTTCTGCAGATGAACTTTTAAAATCGAGCAAAGGGTTTTCTATGGAAGATTTTGTGAAGCATGTTGTTCCTAAAAGTATTTTTGAAGCTTTTGCAACCAATGAAGTACTTCAAATTGTGGTTTTTTCAATCATGTTTGGGGTAGCTTTGGCTAATTTGGGAGACGAATATGCGCAGCCTGTCATCAAATTGTTTGATGTGGTAGCTCATGCAATTCTTAAAATGGTAGGATATATTATGTGGTTTGCTCCGCTAGGTGTATTGGGTGCCATTGCAGCGGTTGTTGCGACGAATGGTTTTGAAATTTTTAAAGTGTACGCTATTTACCTGCGAGATTTTTTCTTTGCTATTGCAGTGCTGTGGCTTGTTTTATTAATCGTAGGATATTTAATCTTAGGAAACCGTTTATTTGAATTGTTAAGGAGAATTAAAGCACCTTTGCTTATTGCTTTTTCTACAACAAGTTCGGAAGCAGTTTTCCCTAAATTGGTTGAGGAATTAGAAAGATTTGGCTGTAACAATAGAGTAGTATCGTTTATTTTACCATTAGGGTATTCATTTAATTTGGATGGAAGTATGATGTACATGACGTTTGCATCGATTTTTATTGCTCAGATTTACGGAATTGAAATGTCTATCGGGCAACAAATTACCATGCTTTTAGTATTGATGTTAACCTCAAAAGGTATTGCAGGTGTTCCGAGAGCATCTTTGGTAATTATCGTGGCTACCTGTTCGATGTTTGGAATTCCACCGGAGGGAATTGCTTTAATTCTTCCTATTGATCACTTCTGCGATATGGCTAGAAGTACGACCAATGTTTTGGGGAATGCTTTAGCAACTTCTGCCGTTTCAAAATGGGAAGGTCAGCTCGAAAATCACGGGGGAGATATGTAA
- a CDS encoding GH92 family glycosyl hydrolase translates to MKKILFVLLGLIAHNSFSQNYSQYVNPFIGTGGHGHTFPGAIVPFGMVQLSPDTRIDGSWDGCSGYHYSDSVIYGFSHTHLNGTGVSDYGDIMLMPTMGKPGLTPKEYSSKFSHKNEKATAGFYSVKLDKHDIDVRLTTTKRVGYHEYKFNKAGNANIILDLNHRDKLLEGEVRIIDSKTIEVFRRSEAWATNQYIYARIEFSKPMKVSSKSFNGKNENNTFSGTKLALAFTSSVKKGEKISVKVAISPTGYEGAGKNMLAEGKSNNFSEIQSQAVADWNKELSKIEVKSDNKDKLAIFYTAMYHVFTQPNINMDVDGKYRGRDNKFYTAKDFDYYSVFSLWDTFRGAHPLMTLIDRKRTADFVNTFIKQREQGGRIPVWELASNETECMIGYHGVSVIADAMAKGITGFDYEKAFEAAKNSAMQDIFGLNAYKQNNYISIDDEHESVSKTLEYAYDDWCIAQMAKILNKKEDYEYFMKRSQNWKNLYNPKNGFMQARKNGNWYEPFDPSEVNNNYTEGNSWHYSYFVPQDIPGLIQAHGGKEKFEQFIDAIFSASDKTTGREQVDITGLIGQYAQGNEPSHHIAYLYNFVDKPQKTEEKIKFILDNFYKNTPDGLIGNEDCGQMSAWFILSSLGIYSVTPGKPEWETVTPYFDEVKLHLEDGTTKIITKNTPKSELKHLGFENVKVAKDLKYTEQTASPVIAADRIFDFTTQVKITPLNEKDKVYYMTLDEDDKNVRKTFKVYKEPFTINKTTQVSTYAERNGEKSGITTSNFNRRPNHWDVTINATVNPQYTAGGKLAIIDGINGDVNWRKGEWQGYQGQTVEAIIDFKSPQQINEISSTYLQDSRAWILMPKKVEYYASMDGKTFILLKTLENDIDAKNETVQVKDFRTTVLPTEARYIKVKAYHFGKLPEWHQGAGGEAYVFVDEISVK, encoded by the coding sequence ATGAAAAAAATATTATTCGTTCTTTTAGGATTAATTGCTCATAATTCATTTTCACAAAATTATTCGCAATATGTAAATCCTTTTATTGGAACGGGCGGTCACGGTCATACTTTTCCGGGTGCCATTGTGCCTTTCGGAATGGTGCAACTTTCCCCTGACACAAGAATTGATGGCAGCTGGGATGGCTGCAGCGGTTATCATTATTCAGATTCTGTGATCTACGGATTTTCTCATACCCATTTGAATGGAACCGGAGTTTCTGATTACGGAGACATTATGTTGATGCCAACGATGGGGAAACCGGGATTAACGCCAAAAGAATATTCATCAAAATTTTCTCATAAAAACGAAAAAGCAACGGCTGGTTTTTATTCGGTTAAATTAGATAAACACGACATCGATGTTCGTTTAACGACAACAAAAAGAGTTGGTTACCACGAATATAAATTCAACAAAGCCGGGAACGCTAATATTATTTTAGACTTAAATCATCGCGATAAACTTCTGGAAGGTGAAGTAAGAATTATCGACAGCAAAACAATTGAGGTTTTCAGAAGAAGTGAGGCTTGGGCAACCAATCAATATATTTATGCAAGAATTGAGTTTTCAAAACCAATGAAAGTTTCAAGCAAAAGCTTTAACGGTAAAAACGAGAACAATACTTTTTCGGGAACTAAATTAGCTTTAGCATTTACCTCATCGGTAAAAAAAGGTGAAAAAATAAGTGTAAAAGTGGCGATTTCTCCGACTGGTTATGAAGGTGCAGGAAAAAATATGCTGGCTGAAGGCAAATCTAATAATTTCAGTGAAATTCAGAGCCAAGCAGTTGCAGACTGGAATAAAGAATTGTCTAAAATTGAAGTAAAATCTGACAATAAAGATAAACTGGCAATTTTCTATACGGCAATGTATCACGTTTTCACGCAACCGAATATCAATATGGATGTTGACGGAAAATACCGTGGAAGAGACAACAAATTTTACACAGCGAAAGATTTCGATTATTATTCTGTTTTCTCACTTTGGGATACCTTCAGAGGAGCGCATCCTTTGATGACCTTAATAGACAGAAAAAGAACCGCAGATTTTGTAAATACTTTCATTAAACAACGTGAACAAGGGGGAAGAATTCCGGTTTGGGAACTGGCTTCCAACGAAACAGAATGTATGATCGGTTATCACGGAGTTTCTGTAATTGCAGATGCGATGGCGAAAGGAATCACAGGTTTTGATTATGAAAAAGCTTTTGAAGCAGCAAAAAATTCGGCGATGCAGGATATTTTTGGTTTAAATGCTTATAAACAGAATAATTATATCAGCATTGATGATGAGCATGAAAGTGTTTCTAAAACATTGGAATACGCTTATGATGACTGGTGTATCGCTCAAATGGCGAAAATTTTAAACAAAAAAGAAGATTACGAATACTTCATGAAACGTTCTCAAAACTGGAAAAACCTTTACAATCCAAAGAACGGTTTTATGCAGGCAAGAAAAAACGGAAACTGGTACGAGCCTTTCGACCCAAGTGAAGTCAATAATAATTACACTGAAGGAAATTCTTGGCATTATTCATACTTCGTTCCACAGGATATTCCGGGATTGATTCAGGCGCATGGTGGAAAAGAAAAATTTGAACAGTTCATTGATGCTATTTTCTCAGCTTCCGATAAAACAACAGGTAGAGAGCAGGTTGATATTACCGGATTGATTGGGCAATACGCACAAGGAAACGAACCAAGTCACCACATCGCCTATCTTTATAATTTCGTTGATAAACCTCAGAAAACAGAAGAAAAAATCAAATTTATTCTTGATAATTTCTATAAAAATACTCCGGATGGATTGATTGGAAATGAAGATTGTGGGCAAATGAGTGCATGGTTTATTTTAAGCTCTCTGGGAATTTATTCAGTAACTCCGGGAAAACCTGAATGGGAAACTGTAACGCCTTATTTTGATGAAGTTAAGCTGCATTTAGAAGACGGAACGACAAAAATTATCACCAAAAACACTCCGAAAAGTGAACTTAAGCATTTAGGTTTTGAAAATGTAAAAGTTGCTAAAGATTTAAAATACACCGAACAAACGGCATCTCCCGTAATTGCTGCAGACCGAATTTTTGATTTTACCACTCAGGTGAAAATTACTCCACTTAACGAAAAAGACAAAGTGTATTATATGACTTTGGACGAAGACGACAAGAATGTGAGAAAAACTTTTAAAGTATATAAAGAACCTTTCACCATCAACAAAACAACACAGGTTTCTACGTATGCCGAAAGAAATGGCGAAAAAAGCGGAATTACGACTTCCAACTTCAACAGAAGACCCAATCATTGGGATGTAACGATTAATGCAACGGTAAATCCTCAATATACGGCGGGTGGAAAATTGGCAATTATCGACGGTATCAACGGAGATGTCAACTGGAGAAAAGGCGAATGGCAAGGTTATCAGGGACAAACCGTAGAAGCGATTATCGATTTTAAATCACCACAGCAGATTAATGAAATTTCTTCTACGTATTTACAAGACAGCAGGGCCTGGATTTTAATGCCTAAAAAAGTAGAATACTACGCTTCAATGGACGGAAAAACATTTATCCTTTTGAAAACTTTAGAAAACGATATTGATGCAAAGAATGAAACGGTTCAAGTAAAAGATTTCAGAACAACAGTTCTTCCAACTGAAGCAAGATACATCAAAGTAAAAGCATATCACTTCGGAAAACTTCCGGAATGGCATCAGGGTGCAGGTGGAGAAGCTTATGTTTTTGTGGATGAAATTTCTGTGAAATAA
- a CDS encoding Plug domain-containing protein, producing MGKKFWLLFFVISNLLLNAQKLSIDGKVLNFEKKPIENVTVYLLKQKDSSIVNYTPTNSEGKFSLKTDEFSESTILKIDAEKYITYSKSFDIIKQSVSLGEIELEKNSVQNIEEVTISASPVKIKKDTIEFNASAIKVRPDSKIEELLKQIPGVEVSNDGKITVNGKEVDQIMINGKPFFDKDGKIALQNLPADIIKNIQFTTTKTKEEELSGKAPKSKNTTINFNIDEKKNKGLLSRLTVGYGSDERYEGSLLLSYFKKDTKISLLASSNNINSQGFSNDEVFDSMGHGRNSWLMQGGSVVSDGGNTYYTQGGNNTKGIQRSTTVGFNYSDKFDKKTDLESLSLMHIDNNLETRSRVSRTTLLPEFTLKTNTESNGENDSQQYSFATSARIKIDSLTNIYFSPNFSRTEGFNFSNSKSSTLKDNLLLNESESFTSSKTENNNFSPNLYFSRKFKKKGRVWSANINTTISESKRENTNNSQTIFYQTANLNDIRNQVSKTKNQTNRYRFTTAYSEPLSDSSNVTVSLTYENKLTRNLRDVNDFDLSNGQYSN from the coding sequence ATGGGGAAAAAGTTTTGGTTATTGTTCTTTGTAATCAGCAATTTATTATTAAATGCGCAAAAATTAAGCATAGACGGAAAAGTTTTAAACTTTGAAAAAAAACCAATTGAAAACGTCACCGTTTATTTATTGAAACAAAAAGATTCCTCCATCGTCAATTATACGCCAACCAACAGCGAAGGAAAGTTCTCTCTAAAAACTGATGAGTTCTCAGAATCAACTATTCTAAAAATTGATGCTGAAAAATATATAACGTACTCAAAAAGTTTTGATATTATTAAACAATCAGTTTCCCTTGGAGAAATTGAATTGGAGAAAAACTCTGTACAAAATATCGAAGAAGTAACCATTTCAGCTTCGCCTGTTAAAATAAAAAAAGATACGATCGAGTTTAATGCTTCTGCGATAAAAGTAAGGCCAGACAGTAAAATTGAAGAACTTTTAAAACAAATTCCTGGTGTTGAAGTAAGCAACGACGGGAAAATTACCGTTAATGGGAAAGAAGTAGACCAGATCATGATCAACGGAAAACCGTTTTTCGACAAAGATGGGAAAATAGCATTGCAAAATCTTCCGGCAGATATTATTAAAAACATTCAGTTTACCACTACAAAAACCAAAGAAGAAGAATTGAGTGGCAAAGCTCCGAAATCGAAGAATACCACCATTAATTTTAATATCGACGAAAAGAAAAACAAAGGTCTCTTATCTCGACTGACCGTAGGATACGGTTCTGATGAACGCTATGAAGGCAGTTTACTTTTAAGTTATTTTAAAAAAGATACCAAAATCAGTCTTTTGGCTTCGTCAAACAATATCAATTCTCAGGGATTTTCTAATGATGAGGTCTTCGACAGTATGGGACACGGAAGAAATTCATGGCTTATGCAGGGCGGATCTGTAGTTAGCGACGGCGGAAATACGTATTACACACAGGGCGGAAACAACACCAAAGGAATCCAACGCAGTACGACGGTAGGATTTAATTACAGTGATAAATTCGACAAAAAAACAGATCTAGAATCTTTGAGTCTCATGCACATTGATAATAATCTCGAAACAAGATCAAGAGTTTCCAGAACCACTTTATTACCGGAATTTACTTTAAAAACAAACACAGAAAGCAACGGAGAAAATGATAGCCAACAGTATAGTTTTGCTACTTCAGCAAGAATAAAAATAGATTCTCTTACCAACATTTATTTTTCACCCAACTTTTCACGAACAGAAGGTTTTAATTTCAGCAATTCAAAATCATCTACTCTAAAAGATAATTTACTTCTGAACGAAAGCGAATCGTTTACAAGTTCTAAAACTGAAAACAATAATTTTTCGCCTAACCTTTATTTCTCAAGAAAATTTAAAAAGAAAGGCCGTGTTTGGTCAGCCAATATCAACACTACAATCTCAGAATCTAAAAGGGAAAACACCAATAATTCCCAAACTATTTTCTACCAAACCGCAAATCTAAATGATATAAGAAATCAGGTTTCCAAGACAAAAAATCAAACCAACAGATATCGTTTTACAACAGCCTATTCTGAGCCTTTATCCGATTCATCAAATGTCACTGTGAGCTTAACTTACGAAAATAAGTTAACCAGAAATTTAAGAGACGTAAATGATTTTGATTTGAGTAACGGACAATATTCTAATTAG
- a CDS encoding IS5 family transposase — translation MLGKIKPDLQQNLFKTRLTELINMEHPLVKLAHEISWEKMEQEFAKLFSEQGRPSVAIRKIAGMLLLKEMFKESDETVVERWVENAYWQYFTGEDFFQTQQPFDPSNFVHFRKRIGEKGLEFLLGQSVSLHPQAKTEDEVQIDTTVQEKNITFPTDSKLAKKVIDNCVKIAEKEGVIQRQSYKRVSKQLLRDAYFGHHPRRQKKAKMARKKLRTIGKRVLRELERKLPSTILKDYEDVFKIYLKALTQERNTKDKIYSLHEPQVACIAKGKSGKAYEFGTKVAVVRGRKTGVISSIKRFSGNPHDSKTLEESLAQSERVRKSVGGTRPNKASTDRGFRGIKLVEGTVILLPTKKEKTKYEQQVARLRFRARAAIEPCISHLKRNHSLGLNFLKGVAGDINNALLAGIGYNLKMRFNQIKEQITLWLEILLRTFLCKYNFQNEN, via the coding sequence ATGTTAGGTAAAATAAAACCAGATTTACAGCAAAATTTATTCAAGACCAGACTTACGGAACTCATTAATATGGAGCATCCGTTGGTAAAATTGGCTCACGAAATCTCTTGGGAGAAAATGGAGCAAGAGTTTGCAAAACTGTTTTCAGAGCAAGGAAGACCCTCGGTTGCAATTCGTAAAATAGCAGGAATGCTTCTGCTTAAGGAAATGTTTAAAGAAAGCGACGAAACGGTTGTAGAAAGATGGGTGGAGAATGCGTATTGGCAATATTTTACGGGCGAAGATTTTTTTCAGACCCAGCAGCCTTTTGATCCGAGCAATTTTGTACACTTTAGAAAGAGAATTGGCGAGAAGGGGTTAGAATTCCTTTTAGGACAAAGCGTTTCTCTTCATCCGCAAGCCAAAACAGAAGATGAAGTTCAGATTGACACTACGGTTCAGGAGAAGAATATTACCTTTCCTACGGATTCAAAATTAGCAAAAAAAGTAATAGACAATTGCGTGAAAATAGCTGAAAAAGAAGGGGTAATTCAAAGGCAAAGTTATAAAAGAGTAAGCAAACAATTGTTGCGAGATGCTTATTTTGGGCACCATCCGAGAAGACAGAAGAAGGCAAAAATGGCAAGGAAGAAGCTCAGAACGATTGGCAAAAGAGTGCTTCGGGAATTGGAAAGAAAACTTCCTTCAACTATTTTGAAAGACTACGAAGACGTTTTTAAAATTTACCTCAAAGCACTCACCCAAGAACGTAATACGAAAGATAAAATTTACAGTTTGCACGAACCACAGGTTGCCTGTATTGCGAAAGGGAAATCGGGAAAGGCATACGAGTTTGGGACAAAAGTGGCGGTAGTGCGAGGTAGGAAAACAGGGGTCATCAGTTCCATAAAAAGATTTTCAGGCAATCCTCACGATAGCAAAACATTGGAAGAATCATTAGCACAAAGTGAGCGAGTCAGAAAATCCGTTGGAGGAACAAGACCTAATAAAGCGAGTACAGACCGAGGTTTTAGAGGAATAAAATTAGTAGAAGGAACGGTAATTTTGCTTCCCACAAAAAAAGAAAAAACAAAATATGAGCAACAAGTTGCAAGATTGAGATTCCGAGCAAGAGCAGCGATAGAGCCTTGTATCTCGCATTTGAAAAGAAACCACTCCTTAGGATTAAACTTCCTTAAAGGAGTAGCTGGAGATATTAATAATGCCTTATTAGCAGGCATCGGATACAATCTGAAGATGAGATTCAACCAAATCAAAGAGCAAATCACTCTTTGGCTCGAAATTCTTCTCCGAACTTTTTTATGCAAGTATAATTTTCAAAATGAAAACTAG
- a CDS encoding BON domain-containing protein, giving the protein MKKTITMSALALAVSFGAISCKKKVSDAELQTQATTIVATSPTATIEVKEGVAHLGGTFATQAEKDAAIKSLKEIKGVKDVHDMATVEMMPPPPPPVETASAVDPMVQQKVQDAVKDFPSVKVEVVNNELTLTGNVSSAQARKIKESVDALKVGKYNNNLVVK; this is encoded by the coding sequence ATGAAAAAAACAATCACTATGTCTGCCTTAGCTTTGGCAGTATCATTTGGAGCTATTTCGTGTAAAAAGAAAGTTTCTGATGCTGAGCTTCAGACTCAGGCAACAACAATTGTAGCTACAAGCCCTACAGCAACTATTGAAGTAAAAGAAGGCGTTGCCCATCTTGGCGGAACTTTTGCCACTCAGGCTGAAAAAGACGCTGCTATAAAATCTCTGAAAGAAATAAAAGGTGTAAAAGATGTGCATGATATGGCAACTGTAGAAATGATGCCACCTCCACCACCGCCTGTAGAAACGGCTTCAGCTGTAGATCCTATGGTTCAGCAAAAAGTACAGGATGCTGTGAAAGATTTCCCATCTGTAAAAGTAGAAGTTGTAAACAACGAACTAACGCTTACAGGAAATGTATCTTCAGCTCAGGCTAGAAAAATTAAAGAATCTGTGGATGCTTTAAAAGTTGGAAAATATAACAATAACTTAGTGGTAAAATAA